One window of Chryseobacterium sp. JJR-5R genomic DNA carries:
- a CDS encoding TolC family protein, with amino-acid sequence MKRMNNSVIALALFAGFANMHAQEKKMLTLDEAVQLGIRNSKSLKIDAANIEGATADLLEAKNRQLPELTVSGSYLYLPLKPNINLKLPGVSGEGGPEVHQVAYGSANISVPIYSGGRIKYGIESAKYLVEASRLSTENDKISIAYNVAQAYNNLFKANQSIKVLEENLSASQKRDETFLKLENNGLIARNDRLKANLQTLNIELQLLEARNNYNIANINMDLLLGLPEATEIEVDQNYIEEAEEVKAVDFYLNTARENRKDLQALEKQRQAAALGTKSAKAENLPSIAFTGGYVAADIPKFLTIYNAVNVGVGISYNLSNLWKENSSLRQSQAREMQLSANNELLNDNIKLDVNREYQNTDYSKKRIAVFEKSAEQANENYRITKNKYDNGLATMTELLDADAAQIAANVGVINAKADASLAYRKLLQTTGTLTIK; translated from the coding sequence ATGAAGAGAATGAATAACTCAGTTATTGCACTGGCCCTCTTTGCGGGTTTTGCAAACATGCATGCGCAGGAGAAAAAGATGCTTACTCTTGATGAAGCCGTACAGTTGGGCATCCGGAACAGCAAAAGCCTTAAGATTGATGCCGCAAACATCGAAGGGGCTACGGCAGACTTGTTGGAAGCCAAAAACAGACAGTTGCCGGAACTAACCGTTTCGGGAAGCTATCTGTACCTTCCGCTGAAGCCGAATATCAATCTCAAGCTTCCCGGAGTATCCGGCGAGGGCGGCCCTGAAGTTCATCAGGTAGCCTACGGATCTGCTAACATCAGTGTTCCGATATACAGCGGGGGAAGGATAAAATATGGCATCGAATCTGCAAAATACCTGGTGGAAGCTTCCAGATTAAGTACGGAAAATGACAAGATTTCCATTGCTTACAATGTTGCCCAGGCTTATAACAATCTTTTCAAAGCCAATCAGTCGATCAAGGTACTGGAGGAAAACCTTTCTGCTTCCCAAAAAAGGGATGAGACTTTCCTTAAACTTGAAAATAACGGGTTAATTGCAAGAAATGACCGGTTAAAGGCAAATCTTCAGACCTTGAATATCGAGCTGCAGCTGCTGGAAGCCAGAAATAATTACAATATCGCCAATATCAATATGGACTTATTGCTGGGCCTTCCTGAAGCCACCGAAATTGAAGTGGACCAGAATTATATTGAAGAAGCAGAGGAAGTAAAAGCAGTTGATTTTTACCTGAATACCGCCCGGGAAAACCGCAAAGACCTCCAGGCTCTGGAAAAGCAGAGACAGGCAGCGGCATTGGGAACCAAATCCGCAAAAGCTGAAAACCTGCCTTCCATTGCATTTACGGGAGGCTATGTGGCAGCAGACATTCCTAAATTCTTAACCATTTACAATGCCGTGAACGTCGGGGTGGGAATTTCATACAACCTGTCCAATCTCTGGAAAGAAAACTCTTCACTCAGACAGTCGCAGGCAAGGGAAATGCAGCTGTCCGCCAACAATGAACTGCTGAATGATAACATTAAGCTTGACGTAAACAGGGAATACCAGAATACGGATTACTCCAAAAAAAGAATCGCTGTTTTCGAAAAATCAGCAGAACAGGCAAACGAGAATTACAGGATTACCAAAAATAAATATGACAACGGCCTTGCCACCATGACCGAATTATTGGATGCAGATGCGGCACAGATTGCTGCCAATGTAGGCGTAATCAATGCAAAGGCAGACGCCTCGCTGGCCTACAGAAAACTATTACAGACAACAGGAACTTTAACAATCAAATAA
- a CDS encoding TetR/AcrR family transcriptional regulator — translation MISKEENILFAAEKLFAENGFEGTSTREIARAANVNISMISYYFGSKEKLYEKLVEYRMNEGQFFSKDIIERTDLNEWEKVDKIVDQFAGRIRHHKCFYRIMQREQLHTQNPQIVEFLKQTKIGFISMYSKILESGLEKGIFKKNPPVYLLHATVSGTLFYASNAKEMYKEFLNNTEDENVFEEKYYTELNTHIKYLLKDLLGYEENE, via the coding sequence ATGATTTCAAAAGAAGAAAATATATTATTTGCTGCTGAAAAGCTTTTTGCCGAAAATGGTTTTGAAGGAACCTCGACCCGGGAAATTGCCAGAGCCGCCAATGTGAATATTTCTATGATCTCTTATTATTTCGGTTCCAAAGAGAAACTTTATGAAAAACTGGTGGAATACAGGATGAATGAAGGGCAGTTTTTTTCAAAAGATATCATAGAGAGGACGGATCTTAATGAATGGGAAAAAGTGGACAAAATAGTCGACCAGTTTGCCGGAAGGATAAGGCATCATAAATGTTTCTACAGGATTATGCAGCGGGAACAGCTTCATACCCAGAACCCCCAGATTGTGGAATTCCTTAAACAAACGAAAATCGGATTCATTTCCATGTATTCAAAAATATTGGAAAGCGGCCTGGAAAAAGGTATCTTTAAGAAAAATCCGCCGGTCTACCTGCTTCATGCAACGGTGAGCGGGACTTTGTTTTATGCATCCAACGCCAAGGAAATGTACAAGGAATTCCTGAATAACACGGAGGATGAAAATGTTTTTGAAGAAAAATACTACACAGAGCTTAATACACACATAAAATACTTATTAAAAGACCTTTTAGGTTATGAAGAGAATGAATAA
- a CDS encoding DNA polymerase III subunit delta', whose product MNWENIAGQENLKKLLKESIAENRVSHAQLFVGKEGYGTLPVVLAYAKEVLSRENEQAASKVEHLNHLDLHFSFPVFTDNKNSLSKSKFEDFREMVLNFPYASYHDWTAFLESENKQLFISADEIDDQNQKFALKSFEGGTKILIVWRADKMNTAASNKFLKFLEEPPAKTVILLTAESTNDMLPTILSRTQIVGVPRIDDEDIEAYLKKNFNVPDVALGEIIHQAQGNLNDAIRFLKSGNKSDEFEKLFIQWVRDAFMVKKKPAFLKNIILWAREIAGWNREKQKSFLNYCSEIFRLALLQNYQSEGLVYKKIDANGFNWAGFSKFISGANIESILEEISTADLHLTRNGNPKIIWTDLGIKLSRYIHKNS is encoded by the coding sequence ATGAATTGGGAGAACATAGCCGGACAGGAAAATCTGAAAAAACTTCTGAAGGAAAGTATTGCCGAAAACAGGGTAAGCCATGCCCAGCTTTTTGTAGGAAAGGAAGGCTACGGTACACTGCCCGTGGTTCTGGCCTATGCAAAGGAAGTACTGAGCCGCGAGAATGAACAGGCGGCCTCAAAAGTGGAACACCTGAACCATCTGGATTTACATTTCAGCTTTCCGGTTTTTACGGATAACAAAAATTCCTTAAGCAAAAGTAAATTTGAGGATTTCAGGGAAATGGTCTTAAATTTTCCTTACGCCAGCTATCACGACTGGACTGCTTTCCTGGAGTCGGAAAACAAACAGCTTTTCATCTCTGCCGATGAAATTGATGACCAGAACCAGAAGTTCGCTCTGAAAAGCTTTGAAGGCGGAACCAAGATCCTTATTGTCTGGAGAGCCGATAAAATGAATACGGCAGCCTCCAATAAATTCCTGAAATTTTTAGAAGAACCTCCTGCGAAAACAGTCATCCTTTTAACCGCCGAATCTACCAATGACATGCTCCCGACCATTCTTTCCAGGACGCAGATCGTGGGAGTTCCCAGGATTGATGATGAAGACATAGAAGCGTATCTTAAAAAAAACTTTAATGTTCCCGATGTGGCTTTGGGTGAGATTATCCATCAGGCTCAGGGAAACCTGAATGATGCCATCCGGTTTTTAAAATCCGGGAATAAGAGTGATGAATTCGAGAAGCTTTTTATCCAGTGGGTGCGTGATGCCTTCATGGTGAAAAAAAAGCCCGCGTTCTTAAAAAATATCATTTTATGGGCTAGGGAAATCGCCGGATGGAACCGCGAGAAGCAAAAATCGTTTTTAAACTACTGCTCAGAGATTTTCAGGCTTGCTCTGCTGCAGAATTATCAGTCTGAAGGTCTGGTCTACAAAAAGATCGATGCCAACGGCTTCAACTGGGCCGGCTTTTCAAAATTCATCAGCGGAGCCAATATTGAAAGCATCCTGGAAGAAATAAGCACAGCGGATCTGCACCTGACGAGAAACGGAAATCCTAAGATCATCTGGACCGACCTGGGAATCAAGTTATCAAGGTATATCCATAAAAATTCATAA
- the lptC gene encoding LPS export ABC transporter periplasmic protein LptC — protein sequence MLFFRNISLSYQKNIACLFSCAIFFIITSCEEDLTKNAGKQSKNFPSQIINNANIIQRDSGFVTMRAKAPIIEKYELIDSPYTVAKRGIDIQFFDKKKPKVPGTIKAKYAKFYDYKQFYEARGNVRITTNENQRFAMQSVFWDQRKKRIYTKDTVYVTMEDGSTLIGAHGMTAKDDFSEYVFYQNSGDFTTNKLSENKK from the coding sequence ATGTTGTTTTTCAGAAACATATCATTATCATATCAAAAAAATATAGCATGCCTTTTTAGTTGTGCTATATTTTTTATCATTACTTCCTGTGAGGAAGACCTTACCAAAAATGCAGGCAAACAGAGTAAAAATTTCCCTTCGCAGATCATCAATAACGCCAATATTATCCAGAGGGATTCCGGTTTTGTCACCATGCGGGCCAAAGCACCGATTATTGAAAAATATGAGCTGATCGACAGCCCGTACACTGTAGCTAAAAGAGGAATCGATATTCAGTTTTTTGACAAGAAGAAACCGAAAGTTCCCGGAACCATCAAAGCGAAATATGCAAAGTTTTACGATTACAAGCAATTTTACGAAGCCCGCGGCAATGTGCGGATTACTACGAATGAAAACCAGCGGTTTGCCATGCAGAGCGTTTTCTGGGACCAGCGTAAAAAACGGATCTACACCAAAGATACGGTTTATGTAACCATGGAAGACGGCTCCACGCTGATCGGTGCCCACGGAATGACGGCAAAAGACGATTTCTCGGAGTATGTGTTCTACCAGAATTCCGGAGACTTCACCACCAACAAATTATCTGAAAACAAGAAATAA
- a CDS encoding anhydro-N-acetylmuramic acid kinase, whose protein sequence is MTFHAIGLMSGTSLDGLDICFARFGKEGASWNFEIIKAETLPYPAEWEKKLRGSIHLSAEQLLELHSEYGFYLGQAVNTFIKKYRIRHIDLIASHGHTVFHQPKRKFTLQIGDGRAVKLETGLPVIYDFRSQDVLMGGNGAPLVPIGDQLLFSRYDACLNLGGFSNISLNINDQRIAFDIAPVNIVLNLLAKALGKSFDENGDLARSGNIDKKLLTQLNALPFYRQPHPKSLGIEWCNEHIFPLLENIEIPDALATFTEHAAVQIADVFNRYRLKDVLFTGGGTYNRYLIEKIRSRTATEIIIPGTQIIEYKEALIFALMGVLKLNSEINVLSSATGSLHDHSSGVTA, encoded by the coding sequence ATGACCTTCCATGCAATCGGGCTGATGTCCGGAACAAGTTTAGACGGTCTGGATATCTGCTTTGCCAGGTTTGGGAAAGAAGGTGCGTCATGGAATTTCGAGATTATAAAAGCCGAAACCCTTCCCTATCCTGCTGAGTGGGAAAAAAAGCTGAGAGGTTCCATCCATCTTTCGGCGGAACAGCTTTTGGAGCTGCATTCGGAATATGGCTTCTATCTGGGGCAGGCAGTAAATACCTTTATTAAAAAATACCGGATCCGGCACATAGATCTTATTGCTTCACACGGCCATACCGTTTTTCACCAGCCGAAAAGAAAATTCACCTTACAGATCGGCGACGGAAGAGCCGTTAAATTAGAAACCGGCCTGCCTGTTATCTATGATTTCAGAAGCCAGGATGTGCTGATGGGCGGAAACGGCGCGCCGTTGGTGCCGATTGGCGACCAGCTGCTGTTCTCCCGGTATGATGCCTGCCTGAATCTCGGCGGGTTTTCCAATATTTCTTTAAATATCAATGATCAGAGGATTGCTTTTGATATTGCTCCGGTGAATATTGTACTGAACCTGCTGGCAAAGGCTCTGGGTAAAAGTTTCGATGAAAACGGTGACCTGGCCAGATCCGGAAATATTGACAAAAAATTATTAACGCAATTGAATGCCCTTCCTTTCTACCGGCAGCCTCATCCCAAATCCTTAGGTATTGAATGGTGCAATGAACATATTTTCCCTTTACTGGAAAACATTGAAATACCTGATGCACTGGCCACTTTTACGGAACATGCTGCCGTACAGATTGCAGATGTTTTTAACAGGTACAGGCTGAAAGACGTATTATTTACCGGGGGCGGAACCTACAACCGTTATTTAATTGAAAAAATAAGATCCCGGACAGCCACTGAAATTATTATTCCCGGAACACAGATCATTGAGTATAAAGAAGCCCTGATATTTGCTTTGATGGGTGTTTTAAAGCTGAATAGTGAAATCAATGTGCTTTCTTCTGCAACCGGAAGCCTGCATGACCACAGCTCAGGCGTTACTGCATAA
- a CDS encoding SRPBCC family protein, whose product MNLEGRKIIVNKSSKELVELLKSPENYKNFMPDGLQKFETREDGFKFGLQGMPEIALKIDEVTDEKAVLTSASSSLDFSLTATIKPLSENQTEVQMLFEGKFNPFIKMMVEKPLQNFINTLTDKIEAYK is encoded by the coding sequence ATGAATTTAGAAGGACGAAAGATTATTGTCAATAAATCATCTAAAGAATTGGTAGAACTCCTGAAATCCCCGGAAAACTATAAAAATTTCATGCCGGACGGTCTTCAGAAGTTTGAAACAAGAGAAGACGGATTTAAATTCGGATTACAGGGAATGCCGGAAATTGCTTTAAAAATAGATGAGGTCACTGATGAAAAGGCCGTTTTGACATCAGCAAGTTCAAGCCTTGACTTTTCATTGACGGCCACAATAAAGCCGCTTAGCGAAAACCAGACGGAAGTACAGATGCTTTTTGAAGGGAAGTTCAATCCGTTTATCAAAATGATGGTGGAAAAGCCGCTCCAGAACTTTATCAATACCTTAACGGATAAGATCGAAGCTTATAAATAA
- a CDS encoding NUDIX hydrolase: MYKVFVNEKKLLLSKQSENLEKTIGYENAMTLEIALDLLENTSVKELNVFGEDIDGIWAEFRSLFRIIEAAGGVVNNPDGETLFIKRLGKWDLPKGKMEKGESREESAVREIEEETGLRDVELVRFINTTFHIYVERNGDKVLKCTHWFEMNFSGEDTSKPQTEEGITEVAWKNTAQIEDEVFPSTFKNIKLIIKEFWDTRKTK; this comes from the coding sequence ATGTATAAAGTTTTTGTGAACGAAAAAAAATTATTACTGTCTAAGCAGTCTGAAAATCTCGAAAAGACGATTGGATATGAAAACGCCATGACTTTAGAGATTGCGCTGGACCTGCTTGAAAATACATCTGTAAAAGAATTAAATGTATTCGGAGAGGACATTGACGGGATCTGGGCAGAGTTCCGGAGCCTTTTCAGGATTATCGAAGCTGCCGGCGGCGTGGTGAACAACCCTGACGGTGAAACGCTTTTCATCAAGAGACTGGGGAAATGGGACCTTCCGAAAGGCAAAATGGAAAAAGGCGAATCCCGCGAAGAATCTGCCGTGAGGGAAATTGAGGAAGAGACAGGGCTCCGTGATGTGGAACTGGTCCGGTTCATCAATACTACTTTTCACATTTATGTAGAAAGAAACGGTGACAAAGTCCTGAAATGCACGCACTGGTTTGAAATGAATTTCAGCGGCGAGGATACTTCAAAACCGCAGACTGAAGAAGGGATTACCGAAGTGGCCTGGAAAAACACTGCTCAGATTGAAGATGAAGTATTTCCAAGCACGTTTAAAAACATCAAACTGATCATCAAAGAATTCTGGGATACCCGGAAAACTAAATAA
- a CDS encoding UDP-N-acetylmuramoyl-tripeptide--D-alanyl-D-alanine ligase, which produces MNTEQFYPLFLQSGNITIDSRKIEKNDIFFAFSGDNFNAAAFADEAISKGALAVIVEHQDFENTAENIFYVRSTLEFLQELAVYHRKQLQIPVIGLTGSNGKTTTKELIHAVLSEKFSVQYTSGNLNNHIGVPLTILSIRSGHEMAVIEMGANHQREIELLCSISQPDFGYITNFGKAHLEGFGGFEGVIKGKSELYDYLISHQRTIVVNENDPVQAEKTKGYSPTVTFGKDTSDYRFELVSEDHFVGLEYQDIKAVSKLTGEYNFTNLCAAASLGLHFGIDFENIKKAIEHYTPTNMRSQVVKKEGRTLVLDTYNANPSSMIASLDNFITFEGSKTIIIGDMLELGEESGKEHENILNYARGLGFNQIITVGKNFRQTNSSATAFESTAELTEYLKLNGIRSENILLKGSRGIALEKSIDFI; this is translated from the coding sequence ATGAATACAGAACAGTTTTACCCTTTGTTTTTACAATCCGGAAACATAACGATAGACAGCAGGAAAATTGAAAAAAACGATATCTTTTTTGCCTTTTCAGGCGATAATTTCAATGCTGCTGCGTTTGCGGATGAAGCTATATCCAAAGGGGCCCTGGCTGTAATTGTAGAGCATCAGGATTTTGAAAATACGGCTGAAAATATCTTCTATGTCCGGTCCACCTTGGAGTTTCTTCAGGAACTTGCGGTTTATCACAGAAAGCAGCTTCAGATTCCTGTGATCGGGCTTACCGGAAGCAACGGAAAAACCACAACCAAAGAATTGATTCATGCAGTTTTGTCTGAAAAATTCAGTGTCCAGTATACCTCAGGAAATCTGAATAACCATATCGGGGTTCCCCTGACCATTCTTTCCATCAGGTCCGGACATGAGATGGCCGTTATTGAAATGGGAGCCAACCATCAGAGGGAAATTGAACTGCTCTGTTCCATTTCACAGCCGGATTTCGGGTACATTACCAATTTCGGGAAAGCACACCTGGAAGGCTTCGGCGGATTTGAAGGGGTTATAAAGGGGAAATCCGAACTGTATGACTATCTCATTAGCCACCAGCGGACCATTGTTGTCAATGAAAATGACCCGGTGCAGGCAGAAAAAACAAAAGGCTATTCCCCGACGGTTACTTTCGGGAAAGACACTTCGGATTACCGGTTTGAACTGGTTTCGGAGGATCATTTTGTAGGGCTGGAATATCAGGATATAAAAGCCGTATCAAAGCTGACCGGCGAATACAACTTTACCAATCTCTGTGCAGCAGCAAGCCTGGGCCTCCACTTCGGAATTGATTTTGAAAACATTAAAAAAGCCATTGAACACTATACGCCAACCAATATGCGCTCCCAGGTGGTGAAAAAAGAAGGGCGTACCTTGGTATTGGATACTTATAATGCCAATCCCAGTTCAATGATTGCTTCACTGGATAACTTTATCACTTTCGAAGGCTCAAAAACCATTATTATCGGTGATATGCTTGAGCTTGGGGAAGAAAGCGGAAAAGAGCACGAGAACATTCTTAATTATGCCAGAGGGCTCGGTTTTAACCAGATTATTACGGTCGGAAAAAACTTCAGGCAGACCAATTCATCAGCAACCGCTTTTGAAAGTACAGCGGAGCTGACAGAATACCTGAAGCTGAATGGCATCCGTTCTGAAAATATTTTATTGAAAGGTTCCAGAGGGATTGCTTTGGAAAAATCAATCGATTTTATTTAG
- the gldJ gene encoding gliding motility lipoprotein GldJ, with protein MKKLKLFSLIALSSTLALTSCGGSNNGGGTKKFVSKTGWKPNEKQGWFFAGKQQKQKGWPGMVYVEGGTFTMGLVKDDVMHDWNNSPRRMQVSSFFIGETEITNYEYREYLTWLKYVFPPSDPSFKEIYNGALPDTLLWDNKLSRNDYNETYFRSPEFDYYPVVGVSWTQANRYCEWLSDRANEKALMQAGIIAKDLYINESNNQGGTAFNMDKFKSNDPEMQGYINEKRMQQKSGMKTTNQRLLSANRAPGSAMVQKFRLPTEVEWEYAALGLAKNREYNRYLGKEPQIEQLRGTKGRNRGMFLENFKMGAGDYSGIAGWKNDGAAQTSDVRQFPSNDLGIYGMYGNVSEWTADVYRPIIDDDFSDFNYYRGNMPQAVVRNGDGTYKMVDESSIKYDTLADGRLVYRNLPGQFERETIADYRNYRDGDRMSSLDYRSASDSANSYDMYNAPKSRFIVDAGGKVILQKDRKERTSEITNDIRVVKGGSWQDTAYWLDPGQRRYKSQDRAYGWIGFRVAQDARANDKNRTRR; from the coding sequence ATGAAAAAACTAAAGTTGTTTTCATTAATAGCATTAAGTTCTACACTTGCATTAACCAGTTGCGGAGGATCTAACAATGGTGGCGGAACTAAAAAGTTTGTCAGCAAAACAGGTTGGAAACCAAACGAAAAACAAGGTTGGTTTTTTGCAGGAAAGCAACAAAAGCAGAAAGGGTGGCCGGGAATGGTATATGTAGAAGGTGGAACTTTTACGATGGGATTAGTGAAAGATGATGTTATGCACGATTGGAATAACTCGCCACGCAGAATGCAGGTAAGTTCTTTCTTTATCGGGGAAACTGAAATTACTAACTACGAATACCGCGAATACCTGACATGGTTGAAGTATGTATTCCCTCCAAGCGATCCGAGCTTTAAGGAAATTTATAACGGCGCACTGCCGGATACCTTATTGTGGGACAACAAACTATCCAGAAATGATTACAACGAGACGTATTTCCGTTCTCCGGAGTTTGATTATTATCCTGTAGTAGGGGTATCATGGACTCAGGCTAACAGATACTGCGAATGGCTGTCAGACAGAGCTAATGAGAAAGCTTTAATGCAGGCGGGTATCATTGCCAAAGATTTATACATCAACGAATCCAACAACCAGGGCGGAACAGCATTCAATATGGATAAATTCAAATCGAATGATCCTGAGATGCAGGGCTACATCAATGAGAAAAGAATGCAGCAGAAGTCCGGTATGAAAACAACCAACCAGAGACTTTTGTCTGCCAACAGGGCTCCGGGTTCTGCAATGGTTCAGAAATTCAGGCTTCCTACCGAAGTAGAATGGGAATATGCAGCTCTAGGCCTTGCCAAAAACAGAGAATATAACAGATACCTAGGCAAAGAACCTCAGATTGAACAGTTGAGAGGTACCAAAGGAAGAAACCGAGGAATGTTCCTTGAAAACTTCAAAATGGGAGCCGGTGACTATTCCGGGATCGCAGGATGGAAAAATGACGGAGCAGCACAAACTTCAGACGTAAGACAGTTCCCTTCCAACGATTTAGGAATTTACGGAATGTACGGAAACGTTTCAGAATGGACGGCGGACGTATACAGACCGATCATTGATGATGATTTCAGTGATTTTAATTACTACAGAGGAAATATGCCTCAGGCTGTTGTAAGAAACGGGGACGGAACTTACAAGATGGTAGACGAGAGCAGCATTAAATATGATACGCTGGCAGACGGAAGGCTGGTTTACAGAAACCTGCCGGGTCAGTTTGAAAGAGAAACCATTGCAGATTACAGAAACTACAGAGACGGAGACAGAATGTCTTCTCTGGATTACAGAAGTGCATCTGATTCCGCTAATTCATACGATATGTACAATGCACCTAAATCAAGGTTTATTGTAGATGCAGGCGGAAAAGTAATCTTGCAGAAAGACAGAAAAGAAAGAACATCTGAAATTACCAATGATATCAGGGTTGTAAAAGGCGGTTCTTGGCAGGATACGGCATATTGGCTGGATCCGGGACAAAGAAGATACAAGAGCCAGGACAGAGCTTACGGATGGATTGGATTCCGTGTAGCCCAGGATGCCAGAGCAAACGATAAGAATAGAACAAGAAGATAA